A genomic window from Dechloromonas sp. A34 includes:
- the serS gene encoding serine--tRNA ligase, with translation MLDIQQLRSNLDAVADGLAKRGKPIDFSEFKALEAERKTLQARTQDLQAMRNSLSKQIGMIKGQGGDASGVMAQVAAIGDELKASEARLGELLDKFNAILAALPNIPDDSVPVGSDEKDNVEIKRWGTPRTFDFPVKDHTDVGEALGQLDFGTAAKISGSRFSLLKGGLARLHRALAQFMLDTHSAEHGYTEVYTPYLVNAASLYGTGQLPKFEEDLFKVLRGDQDPLYLIPTAEVPVTNIVRDEILAAEALPLKFVCHTPCFRSEAGSGGRDVRGMIRQHQFDKVELVQVVHPEQSAAAHEALTRHAEVILEKLELPYRRVALCSGDMGFSAAKTYDLEVWLPAQNTYREISSCSNFGAFQARRMQARFRNDKNKTELCHTLNGSGLAVGRTLVAILENFQNADGSVTVPAVLRPYMGGLEQLSV, from the coding sequence ATGCTCGACATCCAACAACTCCGTTCCAATCTCGATGCCGTCGCCGATGGCCTCGCCAAGCGCGGCAAGCCGATCGACTTTTCCGAATTCAAGGCGCTGGAAGCCGAGCGCAAGACGCTGCAGGCCCGCACCCAGGATCTGCAGGCCATGCGCAATAGCCTGTCCAAGCAGATCGGCATGATCAAGGGGCAGGGCGGGGATGCTTCCGGTGTAATGGCGCAAGTCGCTGCCATCGGCGACGAGTTGAAGGCTTCGGAAGCCCGCCTCGGCGAGTTGCTGGACAAGTTCAACGCCATTCTCGCCGCGCTGCCCAACATTCCCGACGACTCGGTGCCGGTCGGCAGCGACGAGAAGGATAATGTCGAAATCAAGCGCTGGGGCACGCCGCGCACTTTCGATTTCCCGGTCAAGGATCACACCGATGTCGGCGAGGCCCTGGGCCAGCTCGATTTCGGCACCGCCGCCAAGATTTCCGGTTCCCGTTTCTCGCTGCTCAAGGGGGGGCTGGCTCGCCTGCACCGCGCGCTTGCCCAGTTCATGCTCGATACGCACAGCGCCGAGCATGGCTATACAGAGGTTTACACCCCCTATCTGGTCAATGCCGCCAGCCTGTACGGCACCGGCCAGCTGCCCAAGTTCGAGGAAGACCTGTTCAAGGTGCTGCGCGGCGATCAGGATCCGCTCTACCTGATTCCGACCGCCGAAGTACCGGTCACCAATATCGTCCGCGACGAGATCCTCGCCGCCGAGGCGCTGCCGCTGAAGTTCGTCTGCCATACGCCGTGCTTCCGTTCCGAAGCCGGTTCCGGCGGCCGCGACGTGCGCGGCATGATCCGCCAGCACCAGTTCGACAAGGTCGAGTTGGTTCAGGTCGTGCATCCCGAGCAGTCGGCCGCAGCGCACGAGGCGCTGACCCGCCACGCCGAAGTGATCCTCGAGAAGCTGGAACTGCCGTACCGCCGTGTCGCCCTGTGTTCGGGCGACATGGGCTTCTCCGCAGCCAAGACCTACGACCTCGAAGTCTGGCTGCCGGCCCAGAACACCTATCGCGAAATTTCCTCGTGCTCCAATTTCGGCGCCTTCCAGGCCCGTCGCATGCAGGCGCGTTTTCGCAACGACAAGAACAAGACCGAGTTGTGCCATACCCTGAATGGTTCCGGCCTGGCGGTTGGCCGGACGCTGGTCGCCATCCTTGAGAACTTCCAGAATGCCGATGGCAGCGTGACGGTGCCAGCCGTGCTGCGCCCCTACATGGGCGGGCTGGAGCAGCTTAGCGTTTAA
- the mltF gene encoding membrane-bound lytic murein transglycosylase MltF, whose translation MKRLLPLGMTIFLAACGDWSFTPLPFPTPAQHDLVVLTRGGPLTHQTDDAGNATGLEHDLAEAFAQELGVGVKYLVVAPEDMAKRLRSNDYHIAAAWLSPLPDSEIRATPPIFQTQDTLAQNDASLPLRELAQLSGKTVHAMAGSRQAANLHRLSLEIPDLAVVEVGHGDILDLLELLGNGQVDYVAMDKNLEDIANQFVPNLRTTLLIGEEQPIVWLLGDAPNAELAARANAFIDRIQRDGTLAKLEDRYFGHVRRLNQADVIKFLGQIETSLPKLRQYFQTAEAATGIDWRLLAAVAYHESHWDSNATSPTGVRGIMMLTEETADRLKVSNRLDPRESILAGARYINLLKDNLPDDVREPDRTWLALAAYNIGPGHFNAARTIAKQLKADPNAWFEMKRILPLLAKPQYYERLKSGRARGGEAVILVENIRSYYDILVRHEPQAQIATRVDGMTGGPGLKLKR comes from the coding sequence ATGAAAAGACTGTTACCGCTGGGCATGACTATTTTCCTCGCCGCGTGTGGGGACTGGTCGTTCACGCCGCTGCCGTTCCCGACGCCAGCGCAGCACGACCTTGTCGTTCTGACCCGTGGCGGGCCACTGACCCACCAGACCGACGATGCCGGCAACGCGACCGGCCTCGAACACGACCTGGCCGAAGCCTTTGCCCAGGAACTCGGCGTCGGCGTGAAATACCTCGTCGTTGCCCCCGAGGATATGGCGAAGCGGCTACGCAGCAACGACTACCATATCGCCGCCGCCTGGCTTTCACCGCTGCCAGACAGCGAGATTCGAGCGACGCCACCGATTTTTCAGACCCAGGACACGCTGGCCCAGAACGACGCCTCGCTACCGCTTCGCGAACTTGCCCAACTCAGCGGCAAGACCGTGCATGCGATGGCCGGCTCGCGCCAGGCGGCCAACCTGCATCGCCTGAGCTTGGAAATTCCCGACCTCGCAGTCGTCGAAGTCGGGCACGGCGACATCCTCGATCTGCTCGAATTACTCGGTAACGGGCAAGTCGATTACGTGGCGATGGACAAGAATCTCGAAGACATCGCCAACCAGTTCGTCCCCAACTTGCGGACAACGCTGCTGATCGGCGAGGAGCAGCCCATCGTCTGGCTGCTCGGCGACGCCCCGAATGCGGAACTCGCGGCGCGGGCCAACGCCTTCATCGACCGCATCCAGCGCGACGGCACGCTGGCCAAGCTCGAAGACCGCTATTTCGGCCACGTCCGGCGCCTGAATCAGGCCGACGTAATCAAGTTCCTGGGACAGATCGAAACCAGCCTGCCCAAACTTCGCCAGTACTTCCAGACAGCGGAAGCGGCGACCGGCATCGACTGGCGGCTGCTCGCCGCGGTCGCCTATCACGAGTCGCACTGGGACAGTAACGCCACCAGCCCGACCGGGGTGCGCGGCATCATGATGCTGACCGAGGAAACCGCCGACCGCCTGAAGGTGAGCAACCGTCTTGACCCGCGCGAAAGCATTCTGGCTGGCGCCCGTTACATCAACCTGCTCAAGGACAACCTGCCCGACGACGTCAGGGAGCCGGACCGGACCTGGCTGGCACTGGCCGCCTACAACATCGGCCCCGGCCATTTCAACGCCGCCCGCACTATTGCCAAACAACTGAAGGCCGACCCCAACGCCTGGTTCGAAATGAAACGCATCCTGCCGCTACTGGCCAAACCGCAATACTACGAGCGTCTGAAATCGGGCCGGGCGCGCGGCGGCGAAGCGGTGATCCTGGTCGAGAATATCCGCAGCTACTACGACATCCTCGTCCGCCACGAGCCGCAAGCGCAAATCGCCACCCGTGTGGACGGCATGACCGGCGGCCCGGGACTGAAACTTAAACGCTAA
- a CDS encoding ABC transporter permease yields MTGFQIVVLWSDILIWLLVAAGVGFGLLIAKSPPLLAAWRRVGANRVGMASATILLAFVLIGLLDSLHYRVQMDGKADQKVTYAIEVLSVLDALAAPLRLRNEKTYSEPFATRLYAKETIDLPGGGTVRDYPRLRYGGKHLGEREDAVASDAGFTALRAGVVALLAWLSVAGMASVAVNRRRAPGDAAGWRKIWRGETAFAWNAMLITLGLMLLLVVPLFWLAGQYHVFGTDKVGQDVLYQILKSVRTGLIIGLVTTLVMLPMAVLLGIVAGYFRGWVDDVIQYIYTVLNSIPGVLLIAAAVLMMQVVIDTHPQWFSTAAERADLRLLALCFILGITSWTGLCRLLRGETLKLRELEYIQAAQAFGVSNGRIIVRHILPNLMHIVIIALVMDFSGLVLAEAVLSYVGIGVDPSMTSFGTMINNARMELGREPVVWWSLAAAFSAMFILVLAANLFADAVRDAFDPRAV; encoded by the coding sequence ATGACGGGCTTCCAGATCGTGGTTCTCTGGTCGGACATCCTGATCTGGCTGCTGGTCGCCGCCGGGGTCGGCTTCGGCCTGCTGATCGCCAAGAGTCCGCCGCTGCTCGCCGCCTGGCGGCGGGTCGGTGCCAACCGGGTGGGCATGGCCTCGGCCACCATTTTGCTGGCCTTTGTGCTGATCGGCTTGCTCGATTCGCTGCACTACCGTGTGCAGATGGATGGCAAGGCGGACCAGAAGGTGACTTACGCCATCGAGGTGCTGTCGGTGCTCGATGCGCTGGCCGCGCCGCTGCGCTTGCGCAATGAGAAAACCTATTCCGAACCCTTCGCGACGCGACTCTACGCCAAGGAAACCATCGATCTGCCGGGCGGCGGCACGGTGCGCGACTATCCGCGTCTGAGGTACGGCGGCAAACATCTCGGCGAACGCGAGGACGCGGTGGCGAGCGATGCCGGCTTCACCGCCTTGCGTGCCGGCGTGGTGGCCTTGCTGGCCTGGTTGTCCGTGGCCGGCATGGCGAGCGTTGCGGTCAATCGCCGCCGTGCGCCAGGCGACGCAGCGGGCTGGCGGAAAATATGGCGCGGCGAAACCGCTTTCGCCTGGAATGCCATGCTGATCACGCTCGGCCTGATGCTGCTGCTCGTCGTGCCGCTGTTCTGGCTGGCCGGTCAGTACCACGTCTTCGGCACCGACAAGGTCGGCCAGGACGTGCTCTATCAGATCCTCAAAAGCGTGCGTACCGGCCTGATCATCGGCCTAGTGACGACCCTGGTCATGCTGCCGATGGCGGTGCTGCTCGGCATCGTCGCCGGCTATTTCCGCGGCTGGGTCGATGACGTGATCCAGTACATCTACACCGTGCTCAACTCGATTCCCGGCGTGCTGCTGATCGCCGCCGCGGTACTGATGATGCAGGTGGTCATCGACACCCATCCGCAGTGGTTCTCGACTGCCGCCGAACGCGCCGATCTCCGCCTGCTCGCCCTCTGCTTCATTCTCGGCATCACCAGCTGGACCGGGTTGTGCCGGCTGCTGCGCGGCGAGACGCTGAAGCTGCGCGAACTTGAATACATCCAGGCGGCGCAGGCCTTCGGCGTCTCGAACGGGCGCATCATCGTCCGCCACATCCTGCCCAACCTGATGCACATCGTGATCATCGCACTGGTCATGGATTTCTCTGGCCTGGTGCTGGCCGAAGCCGTGCTTTCCTACGTCGGCATTGGTGTCGATCCGAGCATGACCAGCTTCGGCACGATGATCAACAACGCCCGCATGGAACTCGGCCGCGAACCGGTGGTCTGGTGGTCGCTGGCGGCGGCCTTCTCGGCGATGTTCATCCTGGTGCTGGCCGCCAACCTGTTCGCCGACGCGGTGCGCGATGCATTCGACCCGAGGGCTGTATAA